One Aphidius gifuensis isolate YNYX2018 linkage group LG3, ASM1490517v1, whole genome shotgun sequence DNA window includes the following coding sequences:
- the LOC122852673 gene encoding thioredoxin, mitochondrial yields MLRISSKIIRAGMEVRAFSSAATSPAFKVQDNKDFIERVKNSKVPVIIDFFATWCNPCRALTPRLESVIAEKQGKILLAKVDIDEHTDLALDYKVESVPVLIAMKDGKVLDRIVGLQDTDKLRTFVNKYADP; encoded by the exons atgttGAGAATAAGTTCAAAAATTATACGTGCTGGTATGGAGGTGAGAGCATTTTCAAGTGCAGCAACATCACCAGCATTCAAAGTACAAGACAACAAAGATTTTATTGAACgtgttaaaaattcaaaagttccagtaatcattgatttttttgctAC ATGGTGTAATCCTTGTCGTGCATTGACACCACGTTTAGAGTCAGTAATTGCTGAAAAACAaggaaaaattttacttgCAAAAGTTGATATTGATGAACATACTGATCTTGCTCTTGATTAcaag gTTGAATCTGTTCCAGTTTTAATTGCCATGAAAGATGGTAAAGTTTTAGATAGAATTGTTGGATTACAAGATACTGACAAACTTCGTacatttgtcaataaatatgCTGATCCttaa
- the LOC122852672 gene encoding uncharacterized protein C7orf50 homolog: protein MAKNSSTNLTIQSDVKIEKTSKKNKKAKIIDEEKEIAQVESKSMSKKVKRKSKSNDDIIADTSPPKKLKKGKSKKNSAEEETPKEEEEEDNENEQFDDTNDDVKKPKPPSKRLLKKQRFEQQELDKKEASRLDTMSKALEYVSIWKHSKNTWKFEKLKQIWLMENLLDENSVPKTLFPTVLEYFEGCKGMARETLLKKAMSVIKKHEKNVEESEDAEETVEYIRARELLQALPTET, encoded by the exons atggctaaaaattcaagtacCAATCTTACTATTCAGTCAgatgttaaaattgaaaaaacatctaaaaaaaataaaaaagctaaaatcattgatgaagaaaaagaaatagcTCAAGTTGAAAGTAAATCAATGTCAAAgaaagtaaaaagaaaatcaaaatcaaatgatGATATCATTGCTGATACAAGTccaccaaaaaaattaaaaaaaggaaaaag taaaaaaaacagTGCTGAAGAAGAAACAccaaaagaagaagaagaagaagataatgaaaatgaacaaTTTGATGATACCaatgatgatgttaaaaaacCAAAACCACCATCaaaaagattattaaaaaaacaaagatttGAGCAACAAGAGCTTGATAAAAAAGAAGCTAGTAGACTTGATACAATGTCCAAAGCCTTAGAATACGTATCAATT tggAAACACTCAAAGAATACCtggaaatttgaaaaactcaAACAAATTTGGCTAATGGAGAATCTTCTTGATGAAAATTCCGTTCCAAAAACACTATTTCCAACAGTATTGGAGTATTTTGAAGGATGCAAAGGCATGGCAAGagaaacattattaaaaaaagcaatgagtgttattaaaaaacatgaaaaaaatgttgaagaaTCAGAAGATGCTGAAGAAACTGTTGAATACATACGTGCTAGAGAATTATTACAAGCATTACCAAcagaaacataa
- the LOC122851029 gene encoding E3 ubiquitin-protein ligase MARCHF6 → MTEDMLSADICRVCRSEGLSDRPLFHPCICTGSIKWIHQECLVQWMRYSRKEYCELCGHRFSFTPIYSPDMPRRLPIRDVVGGLVSSIVTAVKYWLHYTLVAVAWLGLVPLTACRTYRALFSGSLDLVRIMSLPMDMLSTENISSDVFHGCFVVTCTLFAFIGLVWLREQILHAGGPDWLERDVQQPQVDNQQAQLIVDDQVQPDLNDNNNVPPFVDEQQANNEQQPLYREIGDNNQQNNPIVDAAAAAAAVDGNDNANNNNNNNNNNNNNNNADVDDGAGVDDGWGDGQVQDQAPGQGEAEEQNWDQIDWNRPAEELTWERLLGLDGSLVFLEHVFWVISLNTLFILVFAFCPYNIGHIAIVASGLEEFAAASHFEGLVTTLCGYGVIGGTLVILHTLAAIFGLQRSQRILGLCYVVVKVSLLSVVEIGVLPLVCGWWLDICSLAMFDATLKDRESAFRIAPGTCMFIHWLVGMVYIYYFASFILLLREVLRPGVLWFLRNLNDPDFSPIQEMIHLPILRHARRIWYSYIINYNQMLAYYIHVTLKASLVIASLIAMTLPVWLGRRVMALWMVGAPAPSPPVLPPVLHVDSVGQAMVVFSGRVHEIYTVACGTYVCWAAARGLALAFSWLPRGRRAIIDRIKHWAMISARASIAFILLVGVIPLLFGLLLELVVVVPLRVPLDQNPILFIWQDWALGVLYTKIATAITMMGPEWRLRLAIERAYNDGVREMDLKFIITELASPVICVFGLALAIPYAIAYGIIPLFITNLQTQILIARRLYPFLLLIILVGVLVTFHIRQFKKLYEHIKNDKYLVGQRLVNYEHHRKQQQQQQQQTQKSS, encoded by the exons ATGACGGAGGACATGTTAAGCGCAGATATATGCAGGGTGTGTCGATCAGAAGGTCTTTCAGATAGACCACTATTTCATCCTTGTATATGTACTGGTAGTATAAAATGGATTCATCAAGAATGTCTTGTTCAATGGATGAGATATTCACGAAAAGAATATTGTGAATTATGTGGTCATAGATTTTCATTTACTCCAATATATAGTCCAGATATGCCACGTCGTTTACCAATACGTGATGTTGTTGGTGGTTTAGTATCAAGTATTGTAACAGCAGTTAAATATTGGCTACATTATACATTAGTTGCTGTTGCTTGGTTGGGACTTGTACCATTAACAGCATGTCGTACATATCGTGCATTATTTAGTGGTTCACTTGATCTTGTACGTATTATGTCATTACCAATGGATATGTTATCAActgaaaatatatcatcagaTGTATTTCATGGTTGTTTTGTTGTAACATGTACATTATTTGCATTTATTGGTCTTGTATGGCTAAGAGAACAAATATTACATGCTGGTGGTCCTGATTGGCTTGAACGTGATGTACAACAACCACAAGTTGATAATCAACAAGcacaattaattgttgatgatcAAGTACAACCagatttaaatgataataataatgtaccaCCATTTGTTGATGAACAACAAGCTAATAATGAACAACAACCATTGTATCGTGAAATTGgtgataataatcaacaaaataatccaATAGTTGATGCAGCAGcagctgctgctgctgttgatgGTAATGATAATgctaataacaataataacaacaacaacaacaacaataacaataataatgctgatgttgatgatggtgcTGGTGTTGATGATGGATGGGGTGATGGACAAGTACAAGATCAAGCACCAGGACAAGGTGAAGCTGAAGAACAAAATTGGGATCAAATTGATTGGAATAGACCAGCTGAAGAATTAACATGGGAAAGATTACTTGGTCTTGATGGTTCATTAGTATTTCTTGAGCATGTTTTTTGGGTTATATcattaaatacattatttatacttGTATTTGCATTTTGTCCATATAATATTGGACATATTGCTATTGTTGCAAGTGGTCTTGAAGAATTTGCTGCTGCATCACATTTTGAAGGTCTTGTTACAACATTATGTGGTTATGGTGTTATTGGTGGTACACTTGTTATACTTCATACACTTGCTGCAATATTTGGATTACAACGTTCACAAAGAATTCTTGGTTTATGTTATGTTGTTgttaaagtatcattattatcagttGTTGAAATTGGTGTATTACCACTTGTTTGTGGATGGTGGTTAGATATATGTTCATTAGCAATGTTTGATGCAACATTAAAAGATCGTGAATCAGCATTTAGAATTGCACCTGGTACATGTATGTTTATACATTGGCTTGTTGGTatggtttatatttattattttgcatcatttatattattattgagagAAGTATTGAGACCAGGTGTATTATGGTTTTTGAGAAATTTAAATGATCCTGATTTTTCACCAATACAAGAAATGATACATCTTCCAATATTAAGACATGCTAGAAGAATTTGGTAcagttatattattaattataatcagATGCTTGCTTATTACATACATGTGACACTCAA AGCATCACTTGTTATTGCAAGTTTAATTGCAATGACATTACCAGTTTGGTTGGGTAGACGTGTTATGGCATTATGGATGGTTGGTGCACCAGCACCATCACCACCAGTTTTACCACCAGTTTTACATGTTGACAGTGTTGGTCAAGCAATGGTTGTATTTTCTGGACGTGtacatgaaatatatacagttgCATGTGGTACATATGTTTGTTGGGCAGCAGCTCGTGGTTTAGCATTAGCATTTTCATGGTTACCACGTGGACGTAGAGCAATTATTGATCGTATTAAACACTGGGCAATGATTAGTGCACGTGCATCAAttgcatttatattattagttGGTGTTAtaccattattatttggtCTATTATTAgaacttgttgttgttgtaccaTTACGTGTACCACTTGATCAAAatccaatattatttatatggcAAGATTGGGCACTTGGTGTACTATATACTAAAATTGCAACAGCAATAACAATGATGGGACCAGAATGGCGTTTACGTTTAGCAATTGAACGTGCATATAATGATGGTGTACGTGAAATGGatcttaaatttattataactgaATTAGCATCACCAGTTATTTGTGTATTTGGTCTTGCACTTGCAATACCATATGCAATTGCATATGGTATTATaccattatttataacaaatttacaaacacAAATACTTATTGCAAGACGtctttatccatttttattacttattattttagttgGTGTACTTGTTACATTTCACATacgacaatttaaaaaattatatgaacacattaaaaatgataaatatttggtTGGTCAAAGACTTGTTAATTATGAACATCATcgaaaacaacaacaacaacaacaacaacaaacacaaaaatcaagttaa
- the LOC122852674 gene encoding DIS3-like exonuclease 2, whose protein sequence is MDKDSVQDKTNVQEPLDKKNRRGKRGSRNGKKLSDKVETINNKNSRNKLTEIKQNFVDKSSQMKNKKFKKIKDDSSRNNNENFPYSKKNKTSNSFKKKTLKKAPERKESKLYNNLVKSLSQMDIKKNDNKNDKNNDNFTFPKTIKRNEMKKILKQQINNTEKEYITGTIKINNIFSRYAYVSIDDKNINDDILIEGYRDRNRAMEKDVVVVELKQKTNWIQKSNGNYQKTAKVVCILEKVHTRKAIGILENHDEVIKFRPRDPKFPILTIDTETLPDNYDKNKIFMAKIKNWSAPNFCTGKILSIVGNIGDFDVETEAILLENGLDVTPYDDELMKDIPSIDYQLSNDDFKEREDLRNNCIFTIDPATAVDLDDAVSCEKLNNGNYKVGVHIADVTHFLKTNTKINERISKRATTIYLVNRVYHMLPKSLCQLCSLSPGNDKLGFSIIWEMTPDAQIISHKFSKTIINSSCQMSYEQAQKLIDNNKLKINEFNDKLNIKNGYKINDLSIIVNDLYKLSKILRNKRFNDGALKIDQPKIHVVLDESTKLPVTYKLEERLDSNNLIEEFMLLANMTVAKHIYKKFPNTALLRHHNPPKEINITRTFNSLRNFGINLNTNSAGELQASIEKLRPIDDDNDEFKVENFFIQSRMMVIQTLCAQSMMRANYICSGNMDDELLLHHYALNVPFYTHFTSPIRRYADCIVHRLLYSSLTGEPMPTDWSSELCTRLANNCNHMKNNAKNAQEKSTELYFAQLVGQNGPTETLAVVMYIKEQSIDAILCHVGMTIKIELSNVKNDATVNYTNDDSIPTITVKWNTDEVEQVINVFSIIRVNISKHPKNYSLRTTLLPPKFCNSE, encoded by the exons atggaTAAGGATTCAGTTCAAGATAAGACAAATGTCCAGGAAcctcttgataaaaaaaaccgTCGTGGTAAAAGAGGATCAAGAAATGGcaaaaaattatctgataaagttgaaacaattaataataaaaattcaaggaataaattaactgaaataaaacaaaattttgttgataaatcatcacaaatgaaaaataaaaaattcaagaaaattaaagaTGATTCATCAaggaataataatgaaaactttccatattcaaaaaaaaataaaacatctaacagttttaagaaaaaa acATTAAAAAAAGCACCTGAAAGAAAAGAAtcaaaattgtataataatttggtAAAAAGCTTATCACAAatggatattaaaaaaaacgataataaaaatgataaaaataatgataattttacatttccaaaaacaataaaaagaaatgaaatgaaaaaaatattaaaacaacaaattaataatacagaaaaagaatatattactggaacaattaaaataaataatatattttcacgtTATGCATATGtgtcaattgatgataaaaatattaacgatGATATTCTGATTGAGGGTTATCGTGATAGAAATAGAGCAATGGAAAaagatgttgttgttgttgaattaaaacaaaaaaccaaTTGGATACAAAAATCAAATggtaattatcaaaaaacagCAAAAGTTGTTTGTATTTTAGAAAAAGTACATACAAGAAAAGCTATTGGTATACTTGAAAATCATGATGAAGTTATAAAATTTCGTCCACGTGATCCAAAATTTCcaatattaacaattgataCAGAAACATTACcagataattatgataaaaataaaatatttatggctaaaattaaaaattggtcAGCTCCAAATTTTTGTACtggtaaaatattatcaattgttggAAATATTGGTGATTTTGATGTTGAAACAGAAgcaatattattagaaaatggTCTTGATGTAACACCatatgatgatgaattaatgaAAGATATTCCATCAATTGATTATCAACTAtcaaatgatgattttaaagaACGTGAAGATTTAcgtaataattgtatatttacaattgatcCAGCAACAGCTGTTGATTTAGATGATGCTGTATcatgtgaaaaattaaataatggaaATTATAAAGTTGGTGTACATATTGCTGATGttacacattttttaaaaacaaatacaaaaattaatgagaGAATATCAAAACGTGCAACaactatttatttagttaacaGAGTTTATCATATGTTACCAAAATCGCTGTGTCAATTATGTTCATTATCACCTGGTAATGATAAACTTGGATTTTCAATAATATGGGAAATGACACCAGATGCACAAATAATTAgtcataaattttcaaaaacaattataaattcatcatgTCAAATGTCATATGAACAagcacaaaaattaattgataataataaattaaaaattaacgaatttaatgataaattaaatattaaaaatggatataaaattaatgacttatcaattattgttaatgatttatataaattatcaaaaatattacgtAATAAAAGATTTAATGATGGTGCATTAAAAATTGATCAGCCAAAAATTCATGTTGTTTTGGATGAATCAACAAAACTTCCAGTAACATATAAACTTGAAGAAAGACTTGATAGTAATAATCTCATTGAAGAATTTATGTTATTAGCAAATATGACTGTTGctaaacatatttataaaaaatttccaaatacTGCATTATTACGTCATCATAATCCaccaaaagaaattaatataacaCGTACATTTAATAGTCTTCGTAATTttggtattaatttaaatacaaattcagCTGGTGAATTACAAGCtagtatagaaaaattaagaccaattgatgatgataatgatgaatttaaagttgaaaatttttttatacaaagtaGAATGATGGTTATACAAACATTATGTGCACAATCAATGATGAGAGCTAATTATATTTGTTCTGGTAATATggatgatgaattattattacatcatTATGCATTAAATGTACCATTTTATACACATTTTACATCGCCTATTAGAAGATATGCTGATTGTATTGTACATAGATTATTGTATTCGTCATTGACTGGTGAACCAATGCCAACTGATTGGTCATCAGAATTATGCACAag GCTGGCAAATAATTGCAATCATATGAAGAATAATGCCAAAAATGCACAAGAAAAAAGTACAGAGTTATATTTTGCTCAACTTGTTGGACAAAATGGACCAACTGAAACACTTGCCGTTGTTATGTATATCAAGGAACAAAGTATTGATGCTATACTGTGTCATGTTGGTatgacaattaaaattgaattatcaaatgttaaaaatgatgCTACTgttaattatacaaatgatGATTCAATACCAACAATAACTGTTAAATGGAATACAGATGAAGTTGAACAAGTTATTAatgtattttctattattcgtGTTAATATTAGTAAACATCCAAAAAATTACAGTCTTCGAACAACATTATTACCTccaaaattttgtaattctgAATAA
- the LOC122852675 gene encoding adapter molecule Crk translates to MAAQFDQYDKASWYFGAMSRQDASDLLMGEKEGGVFLVRDSTSIHGDFVLCVREDSKVSHYIINKIQQADQIRYRIGDQIFPDIPNLLAFYKLHYLDTTPLIRPAPKKVQKLIAKYDFEGNDPDDLPFKKGEILTIVTKDEEQWWTAKNNLGQTGLVPVPYVQKYDEDSLIITELNNTRQDTSSSGSSSASNSIPIVVPPSQVDTPQQQQQVTSRRSNIQRTLPAFAKVKQARVPNAYDKTALKLEVGDMIKVTKTNINGQWEGELHGKIGHFPFTHVEFVDNETVDDNQDI, encoded by the exons aTGGCTGCACAATTTGATCAGTATGACAAAGCcag ttggTATTTTGGTGCAATGTCACGTCAAGATGCATCTGATTTATTGATGGGTGAAAAAGAAGGTGGAGTTTTTTTAGTACGTGACAGTACATCAATACATGGTGATTTTGTATTATGTGTTAGAGAAGACAGTAAAGTCAGTCactatattatcaataaaattcaacaggCTGATCAAATACGTTATCGTATTGGTGATCAAATATTTCCAGATATACCAAATTTATTGGCATTTTATAAGTTACATTATTTAGATACAACACCATTAATTAGACCAGCACccaaaaaagtacaaaaactTATTGCAAAATATGATTTTGAAGGAAATGATCCAGATGATTTGCCATTTAAAAAAG gtGAAATATTGACAATTGTAACTAAAGATGAAGAACAATGGTGGACAGCAAAAAATAATCTTGGACAAACTGGATTAGTACCAGTACCATATGTTCAAAAATATGATGAGGatagtttaataattacagaattaaataatactagACAAGATACATCAAGTAGTGGTAGTTCATCAGCATCAAATTCAATACCAATAGTAGTACCACCATCACAAGTAGATacaccacaacaacaacaacaagtaacATCACGTCGTTCAAATATACAAAGAACATTACCAGCATTTGCTAAAGTTAAACAAGCACGTGTACCAAATGCATATGATAAAACAGCACTTAAATTAGAGGTTGGTGATATGATTAAAGTtactaaaacaaatattaatggTCAATGGGAAGGTGAATTACATGGTAAAATTGGTCATTTTCCATTTACTCatgttgaatttgttgataatgagACTGTCGATGATAATCAAGATATTTAA